The proteins below are encoded in one region of Naumovozyma castellii chromosome 6, complete genome:
- the DUG1 gene encoding metallodipeptidase (ancestral locus Anc_3.555), translating into MFLLKHSRLVSRTLSVQLIQPSYFRIQMSTVSTTNPKFQKIFKKVDELKPDFIQVLAEAVEIPAVSADESLRPMVIKKAHFLVDKLKQLGFEDIQLKELGVQPPPVNDPKLQLPPVVLSRYGNDPSKKTVLVYGHYDVQPASIEDGWDSEPFKLVVDEEKQLLKARGSTDDTGPLTGWLHVVRAHQEAGIELPVNLLTCFEGMEESGSLGLEKLIGQEADKYFKDVDAVCISDNYWLGTKKPVLTYGLRGCNYYQVTINGPGADLHSGIFGGVIAEPMVDLVQVLSSLVDSKGKILIKGIDEMVAPVTEKEMKLYEDIDFSLEELEEASGSKTALYEKKEDILMHRWRFPSLSVHGVEGAFSSQGAKTVIPAKVSGKFSIRTVPDMDSAKLTKLVIDHCNSVFEKLGSPNTIHAELIHDGNYWVSDPFNAQFTAAAKATKEVYGVDPDFTREGGSIPITLTFEEQLKTSVLLLPMGRGDDGAHSINEKLDISNFIGGIKTMVAYLHYYAESPEN; encoded by the coding sequence ATGTTCCTGTTAAAGCATTCTCGTCTCGTTTCCAGGACTCTTTCTGTTCAATTGATACAACCAAGCTATTTTCGTATACAAATGTCGACAGTTTCTACAACCAATCcaaaattccaaaagatCTTCAAGAAAGTTGACGAACTGAAACCTGATTTCATTCAAGTGTTAGCTGAAGCTGTGGAAATCCCTGCAGTATCTGCTGACGAGTCTCTAAGACCAATGGTCATTAAGAAAGCCCATTTCTTGGTAgataaattgaaacaacTTGGTTTCGAAGACATTCAATTAAAGGAGTTGGGCGTGCAACCCCCTCCAGTTAACGACCCTAAATTACAATTGCCCCCAGTTGTATTATCTCGTTATGGTAATGATCCTTCTAAGAAAACTGTCTTAGTTTACGGTCATTATGATGTTCAACCTGcttccattgaagatggatGGGATTCTGAACCATTCAAGTTGGTcgttgatgaagaaaaacagTTATTGAAGGCAAGAGGATCTACTGATGATACTGGCCCATTAACCGGTTGGTTACATGTGGTCAGAGCACATCAAGAAGCTGGAATTGAATTGCCTGTCAACTTACTTACCTGTTTTGAAGGTATGGAAGAATCTGGATCACTTggtttggaaaaattaattggTCAAGAAGCTgacaaatattttaaagacGTGGATGCCGTTTGTATTTCAGATAATTATTGGTTAGGAACAAAGAAACCAGTATTAACTTATGGGTTGAGAGGCTGTAATTATTATCAAGTTACCATTAATGGTCCAGGTGCAGATTTACATTCTGGTATTTTTGGAGGTGTGATTGCCGAACCAATGGTCGATTTGGTACAAGTGTTAAGCTCTTTAGTCGATTCTAAGGGTaagattttgataaagggaattgatgaaatggTTGCACCTGTAactgaaaaggaaatgaaattatatgaagacattgatttttcattggAAGAACTCGAAGAAGCAAGTGGTTCAAAGACAGCTTTATATGAAAAAAAGGAAGATATTTTGATGCATAGATGGAGATTTCCATCTTTATCTGTACACGGTGTGGAAGGTGCCTTCTCCTCTCAAGGTGCTAAGACAGTCATTCCTGCTAAGGTAAGTGGTAAGTTTTCTATCAGAACTGTTCCAGATATGGATTCTGCCAAATTAACTAAATTGGTCATTGATCATTGTAACAGCgtttttgaaaaacttGGATCTCCAAATACGATTCATGCCGAACTAATCCATGATGGTAATTACTGGGTTTCTGATCCATTCAATGCTCAATTTACCGCGGCTGCAAAGGCCACAAAGGAAGTCTATGGTGTCGATCCAGATTTCACAAGAGAAGGTGGATCTATTCCCATCACTTTGACCTTCgaagaacaattaaagaCAAGTGTCTTATTGCTACCAATGGGTAGAGGTGATGATGGTGCTCATTCCATTAACGAAAAATTAGATATCAGTAACTTCATCGGAGGTATTAAGACTATGGTTGCCTATTTGCACTATTATGCTGAATCACCTGAGAATTAA
- the CNN1 gene encoding centromere-binding protein CNN1 (ancestral locus Anc_3.559): MNTPKKNNDSYSDSSELITPFKERALEEQKIKEQLVLSATPGLRRRLEMESNLEPLQNDRDEVKSYLRDLSSALVSQGRNLTKLLNEEVVSDFQSNSLNDNGAENSFTSIAPMDNLTLEEAEDLQYMEQDDKVGSSKELNLQEENGVASYSNAIENKHTSPKEQIIEDKSTDSIVEEPRISEITPSKRYSTEESPIKGIGSLSQTIFSQLRQIPSRPKIRKIEPVSIRDVDTPVEDAARTNDLLSAPPNIESQIPPTSAKIASYNDVTKNAFNEVGPADGLIDNEPHFEQDNNIIDFGSPPIYHQRTDQDNFTTDSHPLEAAIARDSLDLEPLPESPSKHSSKILTKATNPSSIKRFDPPPQLFARTLSNNIPLFEYKRVQPQAWSPTNEGNSNGNDDTNISFEQKIATNNFPIATLPIQTLQDIMQPFLKKNNINFKPYTWNSLQTVTQEVIRQLIRDLKDDRNTIPVSLHATIKILKKYNIIQYNATKDDVFEMLARYLSLDDLNEMEHVLFG, from the coding sequence ATGAACACACcgaagaaaaataatgacaGTTATAGCGATAGCTCAGAACTTATCACTCCGTTCAAAGAACGAGCGCTAGAAGagcaaaaaataaaagagCAACTCGTATTGAGTGCAACACCTGGATTGAGGAGGAGACTCGAAATGGAATCTAATCTTGAACCCTTACAAAATGACCGTGATGAGGTAAAATCGTATTTACGAGACTTAAGTTCCGCATTAGTTTCACAAGGAAGAAATCTAACAAAGTTACTTAATGAGGAAGTAGTATCTGATTTTCAgtcaaattcattgaacGATAATGGTGCTGAAAATTCTTTTACTTCAATAGCTCCCATGGATAATCTAACTTTGGAAGAGGCAGAAGACTTGCAGTATATGGAACAGGATGATAAAGTTGGGTCATCGAAGGAATTGAATttacaagaagaaaacggAGTGGCTTCATATTCGAATGCTATAGAAAATAAACACACATCACCGAAAGAACAAATAATTGAGGATAAATCTACAGATTCAATAGTAGAAGAGCCAAGAATTTCTGAAATTACGCCCTCCAAGAGATATTCAACGGAGGAAAGTCCGATTAAAGGCATTGGATCTTTATCACAGACAATATTTTCCCAGCTGCGACAAATCCCATCCAGACCAAAAATTAGGAAAATTGAACCTGTCTCAATAAGAGATGTAGATACGCCAGTCGAAGATGCTGCTCGTACGAACGACCTACTGTCAGCTCCCCCCAATATCGAATCCCAGATACCGCCAACTTCCGCTAAAATTGCTTCTTATAATGATGTAACCAAAAATGCATTCAACGAGGTGGGGCCCGCTGATGGCCTAATCGACAATGAGCCACACTTTGAACAAGACAATAATATAATCGACTTCGGCAGCCCACCCATATATCACCAACGTACTGACCAGGACAATTTTACTACAGATAGTCATCCCTTAGAAGCAGCAATTGCTAGAGACTCTTTAGATCTAGAGCCATTACCTGAGTCGCCAAGCAAacattcttcaaaaatattaacTAAAGCCACAAACCCGTCAAGCATAAAACGCTTTGACCCTCCTCCTCAATTATTTGCCAGAACTCTATCCAACAATATTCCCCTCTTTGAATACAAGAGAGTACAACCACAGGCATGGTCACCTACAAATGAAGGAAACTCGAATGGAAATGATGatacaaatatttcatttgaaCAAAAAATTGCAACTAATAATTTCCCCATTGCTACGCTCCCGATTCAAACTCTCCAAGATATTATGCAACCATTCctcaaaaaaaataacatcAACTTTAAGCCATATACTTGGAACAGTCTACAAACGGTTACCCAAGAGGTCATTCGCCAATTGATTAGAGATTTGAAGGACGATCGGAATACCATTCCTGTTAGTTTGCATGCAACTATAAAGATCCTTAAGAAGTACAACATCATTCAATATAATGCCACAAAGGATGATGTATTTGAAATGTTAGCAAGATATCTATCattggatgatttgaaCGAAATGGAACATGTTCTATTTGGTTAA
- the SAP155 gene encoding Sap155p (ancestral locus Anc_3.547), giving the protein MSFWPFGQNLNHSDINKILDEYFQILHTLEKENPLVRKEALKFFSKIDTDSQNVSASISSVNLSGDETCSSLVLTKNIYFNKNTLYPTRSGGASGSSSTSGSPLSSENSSATDLNSEDISETTTPLNVSIKNLDNSFVDRLIIDSEFLNELTRQNSTLLDFICYGFFFDPITKEKVQNLDYLIDSLLAYVDEIPMEIAKTEKKEEVKIYATDEEKQTEEEQAEAANEELANEVPTSLSKATIISEALALDLWMLTDALIKNESYLSKLWSIIRHDGLDSESSSLVSIFLKINQNLLFSRTENYIAFICTNPNLVDEILDHIDVSMIMDFFLKIIATDRIESPTGVIQLVCDQKLIYKSLQFLDNTKYSSDVQSCSGDFLKALIGISANAPIDDIAIGPNSLTRELASNEAIDILIDIILNKRGYALDTAVSIVIELIRKNNSDYDQVNLLETTIIDNPPIDRDPIYLGYLLKKFSINLPNFLKIIVDIETDDSIPLRENQLHEKFKPLGFERFKIVELIAELLHCSNMGLMNSRKAEKIALKRDKYRKRANSYDVHHTLSNLSIRDKNSITTLTGSDSNDLKSNNDNSNDFNENDDTKAVKKPKTNNDPNINTSINASEEQEEVNEESDSSIEEIDESFEIPYINESQNMKLREYPTMGDLFKISLYDTQVMPQIMKLFLAHPWNNFWHNVIFDIIQQIFNGRMDFSYNSFLVYSLFNLKGSLQYMPPDVIAGIENIEDVNFAITTDFILKGYHDSFKFYETRKTNLGYMGHLVLVAEEIIKFSRLYKVELISPDIQEATVDKDWRYYSNDVLNETRIMYSKILGGGTYVDDGNGNIVPQLATDGTPEENMGIPSSDDQEFNTNFQEMKDGGELINVEALEEQLMLSTESDLHNKLREMLASQGQKQVDDRNAKNGVIILGPPPQEEEENNVDEDDDNHYAYDYDEPKGANEEYGS; this is encoded by the coding sequence ATGTCATTCTGGCCATTCGGacaaaatttgaatcattCAGATATCAATAAGATATTGgatgaatattttcaaatactgCATACCCTCGAGAAGGAAAACCCCCTCGTAAGAAAAGAGGCattgaaattcttcagtAAGATAGACACAGATTCTCAAAATGTTAGTGCGAGTATATCATCTGTGAATTTAAGTGGTGATGAGACGTGCAGTTCACTAGTACTTACCAAGAATATctatttcaataaaaataCATTGTATCCCACAAGATCTGGTGGAGCGTCAGGCTCCAGCAGTACAAGTGGTTCACCATTATCATCCGAAAATTCTTCCGCAACTGATTTGAATTCAGAAGATATAAGTGAAACTACGACACCTTTAAATGTGTCCATCAAGAACTTAGACAACAGCTTTGTTGATAGACTGATAATAGATTCGGAATTCTTAAATGAATTAACAAGACAAAATTCTACATTATTGGATTTCATATGCTATGGATTCTTTTTTGATCCAATCACAAAGGAAAAAGTTCAAAATTTAGATTATCTGATCGATTCCTTACTTGCCTATGTTGATGAAATACCAATGGAGATTGcaaaaactgaaaaaaaagaagaagtcAAGATATATGCaactgatgaagaaaaacaaacaGAGGAAGAACAAGCAGAAGCAGCAAACGAGGAACTTGCAAATGAAGTACCAACGAGTTTGAGTAAAGCAACGATAATATCTGAAGCATTGGCATTAGATCTTTGGATGTTAACGGATGCTCTTATCAAAAATGAATCATATCTATCCAAACTATGGTCTATTATTAGACACGATGGTCTTGACTCTGAaagttcttctttggtttcCATCTTTTTAAagataaatcaaaatttattattttccagAACAGAGAATTATATTGCATTTATTTGTACTAATCCGAATTTAGTGGATGAAATTTTGGACCACATCGATGTTTCTATGATCATGGATTTTTTTCTGAAAATAATTGCCACAGATAGAATAGAATCCCCGACTGGTGTTATACAATTAGTTTGTGACCAGAAGCTTATATATAAGTCACTTCAATTCCTTGATAATACGAAATATTCATCGGATGTTCAATCATGTTCTGGTGATTTCTTAAAAGCATTGATCGGTATATCTGCAAATGCACCAATCGACGATATTGCAATAGGACCAAATTCATTAACTAGAGAACTTGCCTCAAACGAAGCAATTGATATCCTGATCGACATCATATTGAATAAACGAGGTTACGCCCTAGACACAGCAGTATCCATTGTAATAGAATTAATTAGGAAAAATAACTCAGATTATGATCAAGTGAATCTCTTAGAAACTACAATAATTGACAATCCACCAATTGATCGTGACCCAATTTACTTGggttatttattaaagaaattttccatcaatttaccaaattttctaaaaattATAGTCGATATTGAGACTGATGATTCCATCCCTCTCAGAGAGAATCAATTgcatgaaaaatttaaaccATTAGGGTTTGAAAGATTCAAGATTGTAGAATTAATAGCAGAACTACTGCACTGTTCCAACATGGGACTAATGAACTCAAGGAAGGCTGAGAAAATTGCTCTCAAACGTGATAAATATAGAAAACGTGCAAATAGTTATGATGTACACCATACATTAAGCAATCTGTCAATACGTGATAAGAACTCTATTACAACTCTTACAGGCAGTGATTCGAATGATCTTAAAAGTAATAATGACAATTCTAATGATTTTAAcgaaaatgatgatacaAAGGCAGTCAAAAAACCTAAAACCAATAATGACCCTAATATTAATACCAGCATCAATGCATCGGAAGAGCAGGAGGAAGtgaatgaagaaagtgatAGTagtattgaagaaattgatgaatcatTCGAGATACCTTATATCAATGAAAGtcaaaatatgaaattacGAGAATATCCAACTATGGGTGATTTGTTTAAAATAAGCCTTTATGATACTCAGGTAATGCCCCAGATAATGAAGTTGTTTTTAGCGCACCCTTGGAATAATTTCTGGCATAATGTTATATTTGATATCattcaacaaattttcaatggaaGAATGGACTTTTCATATAATTCGTTTCTGGTATACTCTTTGTTCAACCTAAAGGGATCTTTGCAATACATGCCGCCAGACGTCATTGCGGGCATAGagaatattgaagatgtgAATTTTGCAATTACGACGgatttcattttgaaaggATATCAtgattcattcaaattttacGAAACGAGAAAAACAAATTTGGGGTATATGGGCCATCTAGTTCTTGTAgctgaagaaattattaaattttcaaggCTTTATAAGGTTGAACTGATATCACCGGATATACAAGAAGCTACGGTTGACAAAGATTGGAGATATTATTCTAATGATGTATTAAACGAGACTAGAATCATGTATTCTAAGATTCTTGGGGGTGGTACATATGTTGATGATGGGAACGGGAACATCGTACCACAGTTAGCAACAGATGGTACGcctgaagaaaatatggGGATCCCTTCAAGTGATGATCAAGAGTTCAATACTAACTTTCAAGAAATGAAAGATGGAGGGGAACTCATAAATGTTGAAGCACTGGAGGAACAATTAATGCTATCGACAGAATCAGATCTCCATAACAAACTTCGTGAAATGTTGGCATCGCAAGGTCAAAAACAAGTAGATGATCGAAATGCCAAAAATGGGGTTATAATTCTTGGTCCACCTCCacaagaggaggaagagaataatgttgatgaagatgatgacaaTCACTATGCTTACGATTATGATGAACCCAAAGGTGCTAATGAGGAATACGGAAGttaa
- the MRX20 gene encoding Mrx20p (ancestral locus Anc_3.556), with the protein MKKDNMTDVPIQILAGSAAAVFETTLTYPFEFLKTGFQLHRRTVGAKPFEALRPIKVYFAGCTALNLSAIVKTSVRFATFDKACQILRDPNLPKDSLLKGPRLLLAGILTGAVESLCIIPFENVKVTMIENSLQLSESKPTEKEIAGTLKKKVTFHVAKPKQLSPQEQWRQVYSKYPSSNIFSVVKEIYLTRGLRGFAQGAMPTVFRQVSNSTVRFTAYTTLKQLISPTQPLNEVYAFGIGLFSSCAVVALTQPIDVVKTRMQSKTAHYFYKNSLNCAYRVFVEEGMVSLWKGWLPRLFKVGLSGGISFGVYQYVENLSHTLKKENILIDNQCTSFPKLNCIYILSQQNLFIVI; encoded by the exons atgaagaaagataaTATG ACTGATgttccaattcaaatacTTGCTGGAAGCGCTGCTGCCGTATTTGAAACCACACTTACTTATCCATTTGAGTTTCTGAAAACTGGATTCCAACTACATCGTAGGACCGTTGGAGCTAAACCTTTTGAAGCATTACGCCCCATAAAAGTATATTTTGCTGGTTGCACTGCCTTGAATTTAAGTGCAATCGTCAAGACAAGTGTGAGGTTTGCAACTTTTGATAAGGCGTGTCAAATCTTGAGAGATCCAAACTTACCAAAGGATTCTTTACTAAAGGGACCGAGATTACTGCTGGCCGGTATTTTAACAGGTGCTGTGGAAAGTTTATGTATAATACCGTTTGAGAATGTCAAAGTGACCATGATTGAGAATTCACTGCAGTTATCAGAATCAAAGCCCactgaaaaggaaatagCTGGCAccttgaagaagaaagtaaCTTTTCATGTGGCTAAACCAAAGCAATTGTCACCTCAAGAACAATGGCGCCAGGTTTACTCTAAATATCCTTCATCTAATATATTCAGCGTCGTTAAAGAGATATACTTGACTAGAGGTTTGAGAGGGTTTGCACAAGGTGCTATGCCTACGGTATTTAGGCAAGTCAGTAATTCGACAGTACGTTTTACTGCATACACAACACTGAAACAGTTGATCTCTCCAACACAACCTTTAAATGAGGTATATGCATTTGGAATTGGtttattttcctcttgTGCGGTTGTAGCTTTAACTCAACCAATTGATGTTGTTAAAACAAGGATGCAAAGTAAAACAGCTCATTATTTTTACAAAAATAGTTTAAATTGTGCTTATAGAGTATTTGTGGAAGAGGGGATGGTTAGTTTATGGAAAGGTTGGTTACCAAGATTGTTTAAGGTTGGATTATCAGGAGGAATATCATTTGGAGTATATCAATATGTGGAAAACTTATCACATACACttaaaaaggaaaatattttgattgATAATCAATGCACGAGTTTCCCGAAGCTAAattgtatatatatcttAAGTcaacaaaatttatttattgtgatttga
- the KEG1 gene encoding Keg1p (ancestral locus Anc_3.549): MATSSDSNTAAVTGDPASRRPIEPKTPFIYKLYQYYQLSTSFLFAALLARWLIIFPLAGARFLPGGVHEFLCYLMIYASVGEIIWLFKFYPLKSVIFSKTLLKDLNFIYFVLVLHFYDDYEHALVLKNISYSVFIIGLSLNQAYHHWCKLFKRSGRKKNTLVFKVNNLLGSPLLYLSEYYLLLLNVQNPNFHSTPLLDIINRIILIIYFPIALAVYRNQAYK, translated from the coding sequence ATGGCAACATCATCAGATAGCAATACAGCTGCTGTTACGGGAGACCCAGCCTCAAGAAGGCCCATCGAACCCAAAACTCCATTCATTTACAAACTATACCAATATTATCAGTTATCTACCAGTTTCCTCTTTGCAGCATTGCTAGCTAGATGGTTAATTATCTTTCCGCTTGCTGGTGCTCGGTTCTTACCAGGTGGAGTTCACGAGTTTCTATgttatttaatgatttatGCATCGGTGGGGGAGATTATATGgttatttaaattttatcCATTGAAATCAGttatattttctaaaactttattgaaagatttgaatttcatcTACTTTGTGCTGGTTTTGCATTTTTATGATGATTATGAACATGCATTAGTGCTTAAAAACATCAGCTACTCTGTCTTTATTATTGGATTGTCCCTGAATCAAGCTTATCATCATTGGTgtaaattattcaagagATCTGgaaggaagaaaaacaCTCTGGTATTCAAGGTGAATAATCTTCTCGGCTCTCCCTTATTGTATTTGAGTGAATATTATCTGTTATTGTTAAATGTTCAAAATCCCAATTTCCACTCGACTCCACTACTGGACATTATCAACAGAATAATTCTTATCATCTACTTCCCAATTGCATTAGCTGTTTATAGAAATCAAGCTTATAAATAG
- the ERJ5 gene encoding Erj5p (ancestral locus Anc_3.548): MVSNFFRMSQLWSLVLLLSLLIPAAYCFTTSEIEIFQLQKELENKYGKEMDFYKFLKLPKSMDSTSREIIKNLRKLSRKYHPDKNKKFKKLYERLNLATQFLANDDMRKSYDYYLKNGFPDYDFSKGGFFFTRVQPKTWFILSFVFLFTGVIHYLILKVQASSNRRRIEGFVKQCKDQDDTQGLGEKRLSFKQHEEDEAKELIVKFGQVYIIESDGMYTLVSPDSITEPTLYDSILFKLPLWFWKQTLGRFITLPTRKSVEKPRPGEQVLGTASKPEKASKNDGKRTTSTTIKPGQQKKVLENGKVIYSRKKD; this comes from the coding sequence ATGGTTTCCAACTTTTTTAGAATGTCACAGCTGTGGTCATTGGTACTACTCCTAAGCTTACTGATTCCTGCCGCATATTGTTTCACCACTTCAGAGATCGAAATATTTCAGTTACAGAAGGAATTAGAGAACAAATATGGGAAAGAAATGGATTTCTACAAGTTCTTAAAGTTGCCTAAATCTATGGATTCAACATCTCGtgaaattatcaaaaatttaagGAAGTTATCAAGGAAGTATCATCCAgataagaataagaaattcaaaaagttATATGAACGTTTAAATTTAGCAACCCAGTTTTTGGCCAATGATGATATGAGAAAAAGTTATGATTACTATCTAAAGAATGGATTCCCCGACTACGATTTCTCCAAAGGtggatttttttttacCAGAGTGCAACCTAAAACGTGGTTTATCCTATCCTTTGTGTTTTTGTTCACTGGGGTCATCCACTATTTGATTCTTAAAGTTCAAGCTAGTTCCAACAGgagaagaattgaaggatTTGTGAAGCAATGTAAGGACCAAGATGATACACAAGGGTTAGGCGAAAAACGATTGTCGTTTAAACAacatgaagaagatgaagctAAGGAATTGATAGTAAAGTTTGGTCAAGTCTACATTATTGAATCTGACGGTATGTATACGTTAGTTTCACCTGACTCCATCACGGAACCAACTTTATACGATTCTATTTTGTTTAAACTTCCTCTTTGGTTCTGGAAACAAACTCTCGGGAGGTTTATTACATTACCCACTAGAAAATCTGTCGAGAAACCAAGACCAGGCGAACAAGTCTTGGGTACTGCCTCTAAACCAGAAAAGgcttcaaaaaatgatgGAAAGAGAACGACTTCTACCACAATAAAGCCTGGACAACAAAAGAAAGTTTTAGAAAACGGAAAAGTTATTTActcaagaaagaaagacTAA